Proteins encoded within one genomic window of Novosphingobium sp. EMRT-2:
- a CDS encoding DUF3237 domain-containing protein, whose protein sequence is MTPSPADCRLEHVFDIEVLFGADRVIFGPLPGGGNQGYTPAIGGSIFGPRLSGTVVPHSGADYATVRADGTIELNAHYLLQADDGTSIYIQNKGYLVRPLPGEPQPSYFRLTPYFRVPEGPHDWLSRTVIVGGGERRTDPDRSLFRYYALV, encoded by the coding sequence ATGACCCCGTCCCCCGCCGACTGCCGCCTTGAGCATGTGTTCGACATCGAAGTCCTGTTCGGTGCCGACCGGGTGATTTTCGGTCCGCTCCCGGGCGGTGGCAACCAGGGCTATACCCCGGCGATCGGCGGTAGCATTTTCGGCCCGCGCCTCTCCGGTACGGTGGTGCCGCACAGCGGTGCCGACTACGCGACCGTACGCGCCGACGGCACTATTGAGCTGAACGCGCACTATCTGCTTCAGGCCGATGACGGGACGTCGATTTACATCCAGAACAAGGGCTATCTCGTCCGTCCGCTACCGGGTGAGCCGCAGCCGTCGTACTTCCGGCTGACGCCCTATTTCCGCGTGCCCGAGGGGCCGCACGACTGGCTCTCGCGCACGGTCATCGTCGGCGGCGGGGAACGGCGAACCGATCCCGACCGCTCGCTGTTCCGCTACTACGCGCTGGTCTGA
- a CDS encoding RidA family protein: MADIKRFAVNPRMSGAVVHGGVAYLSGQVAIDHRGGAVVDQVAEVLRRIDDLLVETGSDRSRLLTATILLADLATLPELNAAWDRWIVPGCVPTRTTLQAILASPAYALEIVVIAAVD; encoded by the coding sequence ATGGCGGATATCAAGCGTTTCGCTGTCAATCCCCGCATGAGTGGCGCCGTCGTGCACGGCGGGGTCGCTTATCTGTCGGGGCAGGTGGCGATCGATCATCGTGGTGGCGCCGTGGTGGACCAGGTGGCCGAAGTGCTGCGCCGGATCGACGACCTGCTCGTCGAAACCGGCAGCGACCGGTCCCGACTGCTGACAGCGACGATTCTGCTGGCCGATCTGGCGACGCTGCCCGAACTCAACGCGGCGTGGGACCGGTGGATCGTGCCCGGCTGCGTGCCCACGCGCACAACCCTGCAGGCCATCCTGGCCTCGCCTGCCTACGCGCTGGAGATCGTCGTGATCGCAGCGGTGGATTAG
- a CDS encoding phosphotransferase family protein — protein sequence MDDHVPDFRGPLSVSQFDGGQSNPTYRLRTAGRDYVLRRKPPGVLVKGAHAVDREFRVISALHATGFPVPAPFGLCLDDAVIGTSFYVMEMVEGRSFRDTAFPEVPRDERAAMFEAMNATIARLHAIDPVAAGLGDFGRQGNYFERQVGRWSRQYLEDPEAGRLAAMDALIEWLPANIPAGDDCTIVHGDFRCDNMLFHPREPRVIAVLDWELSTLGHPLADFAYHLMIYRMPPGFSTGLAGLDLPALGIPDEERYVEAYCRRTGRDGIDRLDFYLAFSLFRLAAIIHGIKGRLLRGTASSSQAELAVEQLDRIAALALAQTR from the coding sequence ATGGACGACCACGTTCCCGATTTCCGCGGGCCACTTTCGGTGAGCCAGTTCGATGGCGGCCAGTCCAACCCCACCTATCGCCTGCGCACGGCGGGCCGCGACTATGTGCTGCGGCGCAAGCCCCCCGGCGTGCTGGTCAAGGGCGCGCACGCGGTGGACCGGGAATTCCGGGTCATCTCGGCGCTTCACGCCACCGGCTTTCCGGTGCCCGCGCCGTTCGGCCTGTGCCTCGATGACGCGGTTATCGGCACCTCGTTCTATGTGATGGAGATGGTGGAAGGCCGCAGTTTCCGCGACACCGCCTTTCCGGAAGTGCCGCGCGACGAGCGGGCGGCCATGTTCGAAGCGATGAACGCCACGATCGCCCGGCTCCACGCGATCGATCCGGTGGCGGCGGGGCTCGGGGATTTCGGGCGGCAGGGCAATTACTTCGAACGGCAGGTGGGGCGCTGGTCGCGGCAATATCTGGAAGATCCCGAAGCCGGGCGCCTTGCGGCGATGGATGCGTTGATCGAATGGCTGCCTGCGAACATTCCCGCCGGCGATGACTGCACCATCGTTCACGGCGATTTCCGCTGCGACAACATGCTGTTCCACCCGCGCGAGCCGCGCGTGATCGCGGTGCTGGACTGGGAGCTTTCGACCCTGGGGCATCCGCTGGCGGACTTTGCCTATCATCTGATGATCTACCGGATGCCGCCGGGATTTTCGACGGGGCTGGCCGGGCTGGACCTTCCGGCGCTCGGCATCCCCGACGAGGAACGCTATGTCGAGGCCTATTGCCGCCGCACCGGGCGGGACGGCATCGATCGGCTGGATTTCTACCTGGCCTTCAGCCTGTTCCGGCTGGCGGCGATCATCCACGGCATCAAGGGACGTCTCCTTCGCGGCACCGCATCGTCATCGCAGGCGGAGCTGGCGGTCGAGCAGCTCGACCGGATCGCCGCGCTGGCGCTCGCGCAAACCCGCTGA
- a CDS encoding IclR family transcriptional regulator, with the protein MTEPPRGAAERVAYLIRLVAAGPHRFSLGELAARAELPPSTVHRLLKVLLDCGFVERGSGQSYRPGRELYRTASQLIARFDLTRSARPFLDMLVAEWQETAVLCAYSPPGRCGIIADVVSTPHLLRFAVEKGGEVALPWGSLGRAILAFLPTGEGEILLRKAGDGPLTGRPRPTRAELEADLARIRKEGTARYFDPRHDIAGIAAPIFGAEKEMLGCIGVTMPSARYRLHEEDDLAAAVRLAASRISELAAISYS; encoded by the coding sequence ATGACTGAACCGCCACGCGGTGCCGCCGAGCGCGTCGCCTACCTGATCCGTCTCGTCGCCGCCGGCCCGCACCGGTTTAGTCTGGGCGAACTCGCCGCGCGCGCGGAACTGCCGCCAAGCACGGTCCATCGCCTGCTCAAGGTGCTGCTCGATTGCGGTTTCGTGGAGCGGGGAAGCGGGCAGAGCTATCGCCCCGGGCGCGAGCTTTACCGCACGGCTTCGCAACTCATTGCCCGCTTCGATCTGACGCGCAGCGCGCGGCCGTTCCTGGACATGCTGGTCGCCGAATGGCAGGAGACGGCGGTGCTGTGCGCCTATAGTCCGCCGGGGCGCTGCGGGATCATCGCGGATGTGGTCTCCACGCCGCACCTGCTGCGGTTCGCGGTGGAGAAGGGGGGCGAAGTTGCCCTGCCTTGGGGTTCGCTCGGACGGGCCATTCTGGCGTTCCTGCCGACGGGGGAAGGGGAAATCCTGCTGCGCAAGGCCGGCGATGGCCCACTGACAGGGCGCCCCCGGCCAACGCGGGCGGAACTGGAAGCGGACCTCGCGCGAATCCGCAAGGAAGGAACGGCGCGCTATTTCGATCCGCGTCATGACATTGCCGGCATTGCCGCGCCGATCTTCGGGGCCGAAAAGGAAATGCTGGGCTGCATCGGCGTGACCATGCCTTCGGCACGCTACCGGCTGCACGAGGAGGATGACCTGGCCGCCGCCGTCCGGTTGGCCGCTTCCCGGATCAGCGAACTGGCGGCCATCTCTTACAGCTAG
- a CDS encoding cytochrome P450, producing MMTSRPLADPACFDPDRFSAQGYPHDVWTRMRREQPIAWHDDGEREPFWALTRYADITAIGKDSESFISGPGVTILRKDQMVEASAPRVPLMLTMDPPEHHKNRMILRERFKPSVMRALEEHIVARCREIADDVAAARIAAVAAGTSDEIDFVDAIAMRLPLDVILELLGVPTDDRDQMYVWSNAVIGAEDPEYGSVDLPREAIVAAQQAMFGYFARFIAQRRAAPREDLVSLLVEARIDGTPLSDREILGFCFLLAIAGNETTRNATSGAMLALIEHPHARAALTADPSMMPHAVEELLRWVTPIVYMARTATRDVEIANQTVRAGEKVVLFYPSANRDEEVFEHPFTLDLVRKPNRHLTFGFGRHSCLGNDLARIELAAVLGELLARFPDLHLTGPVDRLRSNFVGGIKHMPVRLTR from the coding sequence ATGATGACCTCGCGCCCGCTGGCCGACCCTGCCTGTTTTGACCCCGACCGCTTCTCCGCGCAGGGCTATCCGCACGATGTCTGGACCCGGATGCGGCGGGAACAGCCGATCGCCTGGCACGACGACGGCGAGCGCGAACCCTTCTGGGCGCTCACCCGCTATGCCGACATCACCGCCATCGGAAAGGACAGCGAAAGCTTCATCAGCGGGCCGGGCGTCACCATCCTGCGCAAGGATCAGATGGTGGAGGCGAGCGCGCCGCGCGTCCCGCTGATGCTGACAATGGACCCGCCCGAGCATCACAAGAACCGCATGATCCTGCGCGAACGCTTCAAGCCCAGCGTGATGCGCGCGCTGGAGGAGCATATCGTGGCACGTTGCCGGGAAATCGCCGATGACGTTGCCGCCGCACGGATCGCGGCGGTGGCGGCGGGAACCAGCGACGAAATCGATTTCGTCGACGCCATAGCCATGCGGCTGCCGCTGGACGTGATCCTGGAACTGCTCGGGGTGCCCACCGACGATCGCGACCAGATGTACGTCTGGAGCAACGCGGTCATCGGCGCCGAAGACCCCGAATATGGCAGCGTAGACCTTCCGCGCGAAGCGATCGTCGCTGCACAGCAGGCCATGTTCGGCTATTTCGCGCGGTTTATCGCGCAACGTCGCGCCGCCCCGCGCGAGGATCTGGTCAGCTTGCTGGTGGAAGCGCGGATCGATGGAACCCCACTGAGCGATCGCGAAATCCTGGGTTTTTGCTTCCTGCTGGCGATCGCAGGCAACGAAACCACGCGCAATGCCACCAGTGGGGCAATGCTGGCGCTGATCGAACATCCGCACGCCCGTGCCGCCTTGACCGCAGACCCATCGATGATGCCGCATGCGGTGGAGGAATTGCTGCGGTGGGTCACGCCCATCGTCTATATGGCGCGAACCGCGACGCGCGATGTGGAGATCGCGAACCAGACCGTGCGGGCCGGCGAAAAGGTGGTGCTGTTCTACCCATCGGCCAACCGGGACGAAGAAGTTTTCGAACACCCGTTCACGCTCGATCTTGTGCGCAAGCCCAACCGGCATCTCACATTCGGATTCGGCAGGCACAGTTGCCTGGGCAACGATCTGGCCCGGATCGAACTGGCCGCCGTGCTGGGAGAATTGCTGGCCCGCTTTCCTGACCTGCACCTGACCGGCCCGGTCGACCGGCTGCGTTCCAATTTCGTTGGCGGGATCAAGCACATGCCGGTGCGCCTGACGAGATAG
- a CDS encoding DUF3237 family protein, which yields MTNLHPFLPRLEHAFTISITLSRPSWVTPAARGDSRAAIYAKDGVVEGPRLNGRVVPMSGGDFPLTRPNGVIDFDARYLLEADDGAIIYLENRGFRWARSDEIADRMRRNEPVGFDDYYMRVTPRFDAPEGPHAWLSQHVFVGVAEKIPGANRIHYFVVL from the coding sequence ATGACGAACCTGCATCCCTTCCTGCCGCGCCTCGAACATGCCTTCACGATCTCCATCACATTGTCGCGGCCGAGCTGGGTCACGCCCGCCGCGAGGGGGGATTCGCGCGCGGCAATCTACGCCAAGGACGGTGTGGTCGAAGGGCCGCGCCTCAACGGGCGCGTGGTGCCGATGTCGGGTGGGGACTTTCCGCTGACGCGCCCGAACGGGGTGATCGACTTCGACGCGCGATACCTGCTGGAAGCGGATGACGGCGCGATCATCTATCTTGAAAACCGCGGTTTCCGCTGGGCGCGCAGTGACGAGATCGCCGACCGGATGCGCCGCAACGAGCCGGTGGGCTTCGACGACTACTACATGCGGGTCACGCCCCGGTTCGATGCGCCCGAAGGGCCGCACGCGTGGCTGTCGCAGCATGTTTTCGTGGGCGTGGCGGAAAAGATCCCCGGGGCCAACCGCATCCACTACTTCGTTGTGCTGTGA
- a CDS encoding TetR/AcrR family transcriptional regulator: MENGIAPPARAARRTRMAPAERRGVILAAASEMFRRHGFAGASVDAIAAASGVSGPAIYRYFSGKTELLLALLETAVTQAVASLEASPGAGVEAMAGVLARHAIEEGAIVSLLQGTVADMSAADLARLERLRGDAVASLVRALRNGRPGLTAAQGEARIVAALAVVGQAERFVAAGGDRNDLRSILIAIFSV; this comes from the coding sequence ATGGAAAACGGCATTGCCCCACCCGCTCGCGCGGCACGGCGAACGCGCATGGCGCCGGCGGAGCGCCGTGGCGTGATCCTTGCGGCCGCGTCGGAAATGTTTCGGCGCCATGGGTTCGCCGGGGCCAGTGTCGATGCGATCGCGGCGGCCTCCGGCGTCAGCGGACCGGCCATCTATCGCTATTTCAGCGGCAAGACCGAACTGCTGCTGGCGTTGCTGGAAACGGCGGTCACTCAGGCCGTGGCCTCGCTGGAGGCATCGCCCGGCGCTGGCGTGGAGGCGATGGCCGGCGTGCTGGCGCGTCACGCCATCGAAGAAGGCGCAATTGTCAGCCTGCTGCAAGGGACCGTGGCCGATATGTCGGCCGCAGACCTGGCGCGGCTGGAGCGCCTGCGCGGTGATGCCGTGGCCTCTCTTGTGCGGGCGTTGCGGAACGGCCGGCCTGGGCTGACGGCCGCCCAGGGCGAAGCGCGCATCGTCGCGGCGCTGGCGGTCGTGGGGCAGGCGGAACGCTTCGTTGCGGCCGGCGGTGACAGGAACGACCTTCGTTCGATCCTGATCGCCATCTTTTCCGTCTGA
- a CDS encoding TauD/TfdA family dioxygenase, protein MSSRPVANPAVSASDVPAGTPIVAGLPMPEFRRIGVEPISGACGCEITGVDLRQPLDAETLAEVMKAFEQFLVIVFRDQDLTPEQHKAFSRYFGELTELPQAPTYAGHRDMQEVRREAHEPENVVPSFEHFHTDSPFLPTPPKCIVMRALEVPQWGGDTAFSNAYLVYEHLSDGMKTLLDGLQVVYSGKDIWAKNEKLDPDKRLRLRESHDFTEDQLESIHPAVRVHPETGRKALFATSAYFKRFVGWSEDESRALLAYLQSLAQHLHYHCRIKWQKDTLIVWDNRFTLHRGVHDFKYERRHLIRTTVVGERPVGPAARQAGN, encoded by the coding sequence GTGTCGTCTCGACCCGTTGCCAACCCCGCCGTTTCGGCATCCGATGTTCCCGCCGGAACCCCCATCGTCGCCGGCCTGCCGATGCCGGAGTTCAGGCGGATTGGCGTCGAACCGATCTCGGGCGCCTGTGGCTGCGAGATCACCGGGGTGGACCTGCGCCAGCCGCTTGACGCGGAAACGCTGGCCGAGGTGATGAAGGCGTTCGAGCAGTTTCTGGTGATCGTGTTCCGCGATCAGGATCTGACGCCGGAACAGCACAAGGCCTTCTCGCGCTATTTCGGCGAGTTGACCGAACTGCCGCAGGCGCCAACCTATGCCGGCCATCGCGACATGCAGGAAGTCCGCCGCGAAGCGCACGAGCCGGAAAACGTGGTGCCCTCGTTCGAGCATTTCCACACCGACAGCCCGTTCCTGCCCACGCCGCCCAAGTGCATCGTGATGCGCGCGCTGGAAGTGCCGCAGTGGGGCGGGGATACGGCCTTTTCCAACGCCTACCTTGTCTATGAACACTTGTCCGACGGGATGAAGACGCTGCTCGATGGGCTTCAGGTGGTCTATTCGGGCAAGGATATCTGGGCGAAGAACGAAAAGCTCGACCCCGACAAGCGGTTGCGCCTGCGCGAAAGCCACGATTTCACCGAGGACCAGCTCGAAAGCATCCACCCGGCGGTGCGCGTTCATCCCGAAACCGGACGCAAGGCGCTGTTCGCCACGAGTGCCTATTTCAAGCGCTTCGTCGGCTGGAGCGAGGACGAAAGCCGCGCCTTGCTGGCCTATCTCCAGAGCCTGGCGCAGCATCTGCACTACCATTGCCGCATCAAGTGGCAGAAGGACACGCTGATCGTGTGGGACAACCGCTTCACGCTGCATCGCGGGGTCCACGATTTCAAGTACGAGCGGCGGCATCTGATCCGTACCACCGTGGTGGGCGAACGGCCCGTCGGTCCGGCCGCGCGCCAGGCCGGCAACTGA
- a CDS encoding TonB-dependent receptor yields the protein MARGAMLRAAGGSVMALAGAMLWAGPGFAQEAPDNTAKGKDPVAEEIIVTAQFRDQKLQDVPIAITAMSGAMLEQRGQTNLVDLGGKAPNVTLRTASANFGPAVVAYIRGVGQRDTSFALEPGVGIYVDDVYLPTMQGSMLSLIDLDRIEILRGPQGTLAGQNSIGGAIKLYSKKPDGSNDGYLSATYGSYNRMELRGAANFTVVPDKLFARLSGVAVKKDGYVTRYDYACTHPGSTLPSMVAADKCKLGTEGGKEYVAGRLALRWQASSRVTVDLAADVTRDNSEVGPATLLYVGRQAVPGATLTGVATPPSSAYVLNGNVFGTASGSPYISYSPYGNYAQDTFTKSPFVSYENYTEVTPRDGSGTWSAPLKGLINSWGVSGTITAELTDNLNLTSITAYRKFDGNYSSGDSSPFNTGLQANRVYNHQFSQELRLSAKIGDMVNLTVGGFYLDRTSRNRSRVTLPTLNFIEDNRIPAKTKAVFANAEVSPLARLTILGGIRYTDQSKTFIYGREGIPGSSTGGAVPASLAPLNGLSREFSGSRVDYRLGAQYHLTDAIMGYAQFSTGFKGGGINPRPFFPAQALPHNPETLKAYEIGLKSEFLDHRVRLNASAFINKYNDILVTVSNCPVAVGVPAAPCALPLNAGKATIKGFEAELAVRPVQGLSIDASLAYLHFKYDSISAIAASAGIGLEDKGVYISPWQWSLGAQYEFDLGKAGTIIPRIDVNHEDAFERNANNVDAATGGKDIFGVIPSRTLVNARVAYATAEKDWELAVEVRNLTNKLYYSDIFDNRGSTNSIQGVPGEPRTWAVTLKRRF from the coding sequence ATGGCGCGTGGTGCTATGTTACGGGCGGCCGGCGGTTCGGTGATGGCGCTTGCTGGCGCGATGCTCTGGGCAGGGCCTGGTTTCGCACAGGAAGCTCCGGACAACACGGCCAAGGGCAAGGATCCGGTGGCCGAGGAAATCATCGTCACCGCTCAGTTCCGTGACCAAAAGCTGCAGGACGTGCCGATCGCCATCACGGCGATGAGCGGCGCCATGCTGGAACAGCGCGGCCAGACCAACCTCGTCGATCTGGGCGGCAAGGCCCCGAACGTGACGCTCCGGACGGCTTCGGCGAACTTCGGTCCCGCCGTCGTCGCTTACATTCGCGGCGTTGGCCAGCGCGATACCTCGTTCGCGCTCGAACCGGGTGTCGGCATCTATGTCGACGACGTCTATCTGCCGACGATGCAGGGATCGATGCTGAGCCTCATCGACCTTGACCGCATCGAAATCCTGCGTGGTCCGCAGGGAACGCTCGCCGGGCAGAACTCGATCGGCGGCGCGATCAAGCTCTATTCCAAAAAGCCGGACGGTTCGAACGACGGCTACCTGTCGGCGACCTATGGCAGCTACAACCGCATGGAGCTGCGCGGCGCGGCGAATTTCACGGTGGTGCCGGACAAGCTTTTCGCCCGCCTTTCGGGCGTTGCCGTCAAGAAGGACGGTTACGTCACCCGCTATGACTATGCCTGTACCCATCCCGGCAGCACGCTGCCGAGCATGGTGGCCGCCGACAAGTGCAAGCTGGGCACCGAAGGCGGCAAGGAATACGTCGCCGGGCGGCTCGCGCTGCGCTGGCAGGCTTCCAGCCGGGTGACAGTGGACCTTGCGGCGGACGTGACGCGCGACAACAGCGAAGTCGGCCCCGCGACATTGCTCTACGTTGGCCGGCAAGCCGTCCCGGGCGCGACGCTGACCGGCGTGGCAACGCCGCCATCCTCGGCCTATGTGCTCAATGGCAACGTCTTCGGCACCGCATCGGGTTCGCCCTACATCTCGTATTCGCCCTACGGGAACTACGCGCAGGATACGTTCACCAAGAGCCCCTTTGTCAGCTACGAGAACTACACCGAGGTCACCCCGCGCGATGGTTCGGGCACGTGGTCCGCGCCGCTCAAGGGCTTGATCAACAGCTGGGGCGTTTCGGGCACGATCACGGCGGAACTGACCGACAACCTCAACCTCACCTCGATCACCGCCTATCGCAAGTTCGACGGCAACTATTCGTCGGGTGACAGTTCGCCGTTCAACACCGGGCTGCAAGCGAACCGTGTCTATAACCACCAGTTCAGCCAGGAACTGCGCCTGTCCGCCAAGATTGGCGACATGGTCAACCTGACCGTCGGCGGGTTCTATCTGGACAGGACGAGCCGCAACCGGTCGCGCGTCACGCTGCCGACGCTGAACTTCATCGAGGACAACCGGATTCCGGCCAAGACCAAGGCCGTGTTCGCCAACGCCGAAGTTTCGCCGCTGGCGCGGCTGACCATCCTGGGCGGCATCCGCTACACAGACCAGAGCAAGACCTTCATTTATGGCCGCGAAGGCATTCCCGGCTCGTCCACCGGCGGTGCCGTTCCGGCTTCGCTGGCGCCGCTCAACGGCCTGTCGCGCGAGTTCTCGGGCAGCCGGGTCGATTACCGGCTTGGCGCGCAGTACCACCTGACCGACGCGATCATGGGCTATGCCCAGTTCTCGACCGGCTTCAAGGGCGGCGGCATCAATCCCCGGCCGTTTTTCCCGGCCCAGGCCCTGCCGCACAATCCGGAAACGCTAAAGGCCTATGAAATCGGCCTGAAGAGCGAGTTCCTCGATCATCGCGTGCGCCTCAACGCATCGGCGTTCATCAACAAGTACAACGACATCCTGGTGACGGTTTCGAACTGTCCGGTGGCGGTGGGCGTCCCGGCCGCGCCCTGCGCGCTGCCGCTCAACGCCGGCAAGGCGACGATCAAGGGCTTCGAGGCCGAGCTGGCGGTGCGACCGGTGCAGGGCCTCTCGATCGACGCGTCGCTCGCCTATCTCCACTTCAAATACGATTCAATCAGCGCGATCGCGGCCAGCGCCGGCATCGGGCTGGAGGACAAGGGCGTCTATATCTCGCCCTGGCAGTGGAGCCTGGGTGCGCAGTACGAGTTCGATCTGGGCAAGGCCGGCACGATCATTCCGCGCATCGACGTCAACCACGAGGACGCGTTCGAGCGCAATGCCAACAACGTCGATGCCGCGACCGGCGGCAAGGACATCTTCGGCGTGATCCCCAGCCGCACGCTGGTCAACGCCCGCGTGGCCTATGCGACGGCGGAGAAGGATTGGGAGCTGGCGGTAGAAGTCCGCAACCTGACCAACAAGCTCTACTATTCCGACATTTTCGACAATCGCGGATCGACCAATTCGATCCAGGGCGTTCCGGGTGAACCGCGCACCTGGGCCGTCACGCTCAAGCGCCGTTTCTAG
- a CDS encoding PLP-dependent aminotransferase family protein, with the protein MTDWTTLYATRMQQVVASDIRERIKLLDAKQIIHLGGGLPDPAIFPYDALAAASQAIWADPVRARTALQYAPSEGHGPLRSWIAAHMTAQGTPCTVDNVMITNGSQQALDFIARLLLSPGDTAMVEIPSFIGALRAFDAYEPRYVGLPVDAAEWDAARLAGAKFCYVGPDFRNPTGTTMTRAEREKLLDLAEDTGMAVVEDGCYEALRYDGQAVPSLLSLAVERYGDIEPVPVLHTGTFSKTIAPSLRIGWIAGPAAVIRKLVLIKQAADLATSALNQMLLLDVVQTHLDNAVAAGCAAYRERRDSMLAALEEAMPAGVTWTRPEGGLYIWVELPEHMDATLFAQRALAEHSVSIIGGAAFFPAGAEKLPGRTNSLRLSFSMIGAEPAREGVRRLGLLAHEMVAEMA; encoded by the coding sequence ATGACCGACTGGACCACGCTTTACGCCACCCGGATGCAGCAGGTGGTCGCCTCGGACATCCGCGAGCGCATAAAACTGCTGGATGCCAAGCAGATCATTCATCTGGGGGGCGGCCTGCCCGATCCGGCGATTTTTCCCTACGACGCACTGGCAGCCGCGTCGCAGGCGATCTGGGCGGATCCGGTGCGGGCGCGCACGGCGCTGCAATACGCGCCGAGCGAGGGCCACGGACCGCTGCGCTCGTGGATCGCCGCGCACATGACGGCCCAGGGCACGCCATGCACCGTGGACAACGTGATGATCACCAACGGATCGCAGCAGGCCCTGGATTTCATCGCCCGCCTGTTGCTGTCGCCCGGCGACACGGCCATGGTCGAAATCCCCAGCTTCATCGGCGCGCTGCGGGCCTTCGACGCCTATGAGCCACGCTATGTCGGCTTGCCCGTGGACGCAGCGGAATGGGACGCGGCCCGCCTTGCGGGCGCCAAGTTCTGCTACGTCGGGCCGGATTTCCGCAACCCGACCGGCACCACGATGACCCGCGCGGAACGGGAAAAGCTGCTCGACCTGGCCGAAGACACCGGCATGGCGGTGGTCGAGGATGGCTGCTACGAGGCGCTGCGGTACGACGGGCAGGCCGTGCCATCCCTGCTGTCGCTGGCGGTCGAGCGGTATGGCGATATCGAACCGGTGCCGGTCCTGCACACCGGCACGTTCTCCAAGACGATTGCGCCCTCGCTGCGGATCGGCTGGATCGCCGGCCCGGCGGCAGTGATCCGCAAGCTGGTGCTGATCAAGCAGGCGGCCGATCTTGCCACCAGCGCGCTCAACCAGATGCTGCTGCTCGATGTCGTGCAAACCCATCTCGACAATGCCGTCGCGGCGGGCTGCGCCGCCTATCGCGAAAGGCGCGATTCCATGCTCGCCGCGCTGGAGGAGGCAATGCCGGCGGGCGTCACGTGGACGCGCCCCGAAGGCGGGCTGTACATCTGGGTCGAACTGCCGGAACACATGGACGCCACGCTATTTGCGCAGCGCGCGCTGGCCGAGCATTCGGTGTCGATCATCGGCGGCGCGGCATTCTTCCCGGCCGGCGCGGAGAAGCTGCCGGGCCGCACCAACAGCCTGCGCCTCAGCTTCTCGATGATCGGTGCCGAACCCGCGCGCGAAGGCGTGCGCCGGCTCGGCCTGCTGGCGCATGAAATGGTGGCCGAAATGGCGTGA